In Methanosphaera sp. WGK6, a single genomic region encodes these proteins:
- the tpiA gene encoding triose-phosphate isomerase — MTKNETPIIILNYKTYAESSGKNAVKLSQSVQEASDETGINMAIAPQTVDLYPIMDVVDIPVYAQHIDPITPGGHTGSTLPEALKEANINGTLINHSEQRLTLADIDTVVEKTKELDLTSVLCTNNVKTSAAVASFNPDFIAIEPPELIGTGIPVSKASPEVVENTVTEIHKINSEIPVLCGAGISTGEDMKAALELGAEGVLLASGIIKAKDQKQALIDLVSLI; from the coding sequence AAATGAAACACCAATAATAATACTTAATTATAAAACATATGCAGAGTCATCTGGAAAAAATGCTGTGAAATTATCACAAAGTGTTCAAGAAGCAAGTGATGAAACAGGAATAAATATGGCTATTGCACCTCAAACAGTTGATTTATACCCAATTATGGATGTGGTGGATATACCAGTATATGCTCAACATATTGATCCTATTACTCCGGGAGGTCATACAGGTTCTACTTTACCGGAAGCACTTAAAGAAGCAAATATAAATGGGACTTTAATTAATCACTCTGAACAAAGATTAACTTTAGCAGACATCGACACAGTAGTTGAAAAAACTAAAGAATTAGATTTAACAAGTGTATTATGCACTAACAATGTTAAAACAAGTGCTGCTGTAGCATCATTTAATCCTGATTTCATAGCAATAGAACCACCAGAATTAATTGGTACTGGAATACCTGTATCTAAGGCAAGTCCTGAAGTTGTTGAAAATACTGTAACAGAAATTCATAAAATAAATTCTGAAATACCTGTTTTATGTGGAGCTGGAATTTCAACTGGTGAAGATATGAAAGCAGCATTAGAACTTGGTGCAGAAGGAGTTTTATTAGCTTCTGGAATAATCAAAGCAAAAGATCAAAAACAAGCATTAATAGATTTGGTTAGTCTAATTTAA
- a CDS encoding phosphoglycerate kinase, protein MDYKFNTMDDFDLEGKTILLRVDVNSPVDPLNGDLLDDTRMRLHSTTISELSERGAKVVILAHQSRPGKSDFTPLKQHALALSSIIGTEVQYVDSIFSKEARDIISNLVDGEIVLLENVRFYSEEMPKLSPKEQANTYMVKTLAPYADYFINDAFATAHRSQTSIIGFSQVLPSIAGRVMELELTSLFGILDNAQEPRVYVLGGIKADDSINVMANALKTNQADYILTTGLVANIFLVASGVELQEYNNNFIVERGYEDYIDIAKDLLKDFSDKIILPVDLAILEDDKRVEYSVDEIPNLPIYDIGTKTIEMYKEKILLAKTLFANGPAGVFEKEGFNLGTEDLLNAMAESKGFSIIGGGHLAAAASNLDLDDKITHISSGGGASINLIAGKELPAVKALIDSANKK, encoded by the coding sequence ATGGATTATAAATTTAATACAATGGATGATTTTGATTTAGAAGGTAAAACTATATTATTAAGAGTAGATGTTAATTCGCCTGTAGATCCATTAAATGGTGATTTACTTGATGATACAAGAATGAGATTGCATTCAACAACTATTTCTGAATTATCTGAACGAGGTGCTAAAGTAGTTATTTTAGCACATCAGAGTAGACCGGGAAAATCAGATTTCACTCCACTTAAACAACATGCTTTAGCATTATCTAGTATTATTGGAACCGAAGTTCAATATGTTGATTCAATATTTTCAAAAGAAGCTAGGGATATTATAAGTAATCTTGTTGATGGTGAAATTGTATTGTTAGAAAATGTAAGGTTCTATTCTGAAGAAATGCCTAAACTATCACCTAAAGAACAAGCTAATACATACATGGTTAAAACTTTGGCTCCTTATGCTGATTATTTTATAAATGATGCTTTTGCTACAGCTCATAGATCTCAAACATCTATAATTGGTTTTTCACAAGTGCTTCCTTCAATTGCAGGAAGAGTCATGGAATTAGAATTGACTAGTTTGTTTGGTATATTAGATAATGCACAAGAACCAAGAGTATATGTACTTGGTGGAATTAAGGCTGATGATTCAATAAATGTTATGGCTAATGCATTAAAAACTAATCAAGCAGATTATATATTAACAACAGGATTGGTTGCTAATATTTTTCTAGTTGCAAGTGGTGTTGAGTTACAAGAATATAATAATAATTTCATTGTTGAAAGAGGTTATGAAGATTATATTGATATTGCTAAAGATTTATTAAAAGATTTTTCTGATAAAATTATATTACCTGTGGATCTTGCAATTCTTGAGGATGATAAAAGAGTTGAATATTCTGTTGATGAAATTCCTAATTTACCAATATATGATATAGGAACTAAAACTATTGAGATGTATAAAGAAAAAATATTACTTGCAAAAACATTGTTTGCTAATGGTCCTGCAGGTGTATTTGAAAAAGAAGGTTTTAATTTAGGTACAGAAGATTTATTAAATGCTATGGCTGAATCGAAAGGATTTTCTATTATTGGTGGTGGACATTTAGCTGCTGCTGCAAGTAATCTTGATTTGGATGATAAGATAACTCATATTAGTAGTGGTGGTGGGGCAAGTATAAATCTCATTGCTGGTAAGGAATTACCTGCTGTAAAAGCATTAATTGATTCAGCTAACAAAAAATAA
- a CDS encoding DNA-directed RNA polymerase subunit H: MKTDILQHNLVPEHTILSDEEAQKVLEDLNVRRDQIPKILPDDPVIKAIDAKLGDIIRITRKSETAGIFVAYRVVRE, encoded by the coding sequence TTGAAAACTGATATTTTACAACATAATTTAGTTCCAGAACATACTATTTTATCAGATGAAGAAGCTCAAAAAGTTCTTGAAGATTTAAATGTTCGTAGGGATCAAATTCCTAAAATATTGCCTGATGATCCTGTAATAAAAGCAATAGATGCTAAATTAGGGGATATTATTAGAATCACAAGAAAAAGTGAGACTGCAGGTATTTTTGTTGCTTATAGGGTTGTTAGAGAATAA
- a CDS encoding DNA-directed RNA polymerase subunit B'' produces MTKNAWSLVDSFFDEYDIVDHHIRSYNDFLDNKIQEIVDITEPITLDHGEYTIKTGDVEIVKPFIKEADGSKSIIEPCEARLRNLNYSAHMYLDMALVKGDSEDYEMEKVYIGELPVMLKSKACHLNGLSNEELEKVGEDPQDPGGYFIVNGSERAIVTMEEIAPNKIILEQSEKDKADRRARAVVTSIKSGFRARINLEYRKPHKKGVFLRISFPYVPGEIPLVILLRALGFEKDVDLVNSVSDDINTQFLLIDDIQTTGINTKYDAIKYIGNRVAKGMTEEYRVKRAEDVIDRYLLPHVGVEPEDRIDKAVYLAEMTDMLLQVINGEREPHDKDHYANKRLRVSGDLMEDLFRVAFTSLTRDMTYQLERSLSRGKEPSVKQAVRSDVITENIKHAIATGNWVGGRAGVSQLLDRTSYMGTLSHLKRVVSPLSRSQPHFEARDLHPTQFGKICPNETPEGPNCGLVKNLAVITKISEGYPLKDIEKDITSMNYLKPLDHNLE; encoded by the coding sequence ATGACAAAAAATGCATGGTCTTTAGTTGATTCATTTTTTGATGAATATGATATAGTAGACCACCATATCCGATCATACAATGATTTTTTAGATAATAAAATTCAAGAAATTGTTGATATTACTGAACCAATAACATTGGATCATGGTGAATATACTATAAAAACTGGTGATGTAGAAATAGTTAAACCATTTATAAAAGAGGCTGATGGTTCTAAAAGTATAATTGAACCTTGCGAAGCTAGATTAAGAAATTTAAACTATTCTGCACATATGTATTTAGATATGGCTCTTGTTAAAGGAGACAGTGAAGATTATGAAATGGAGAAAGTCTATATAGGTGAGTTACCTGTCATGCTTAAATCTAAAGCATGTCACTTAAATGGCTTAAGCAATGAAGAATTGGAGAAAGTAGGTGAAGATCCTCAAGACCCTGGGGGTTATTTCATAGTAAATGGTTCCGAAAGGGCTATTGTTACAATGGAAGAAATCGCTCCAAATAAAATTATATTAGAACAAAGTGAAAAAGATAAAGCTGATAGAAGAGCAAGAGCTGTTGTAACTTCAATTAAAAGTGGTTTTAGAGCAAGAATTAATTTAGAGTATAGAAAACCTCATAAAAAAGGAGTATTCTTAAGAATATCATTCCCTTATGTGCCTGGAGAAATACCTCTTGTAATTCTTTTAAGAGCACTTGGATTTGAAAAAGATGTGGATCTTGTAAATAGTGTATCTGATGATATAAATACACAATTCTTATTAATAGATGATATTCAAACAACAGGTATCAATACAAAATATGATGCTATTAAATACATTGGTAATAGAGTAGCAAAAGGAATGACTGAGGAATACAGAGTTAAACGAGCTGAAGATGTAATTGATCGTTATTTATTACCTCATGTAGGTGTAGAACCTGAAGATCGTATTGATAAAGCAGTATATCTTGCAGAAATGACTGACATGCTTTTACAAGTAATTAATGGTGAACGTGAACCACACGATAAGGACCATTATGCTAATAAACGATTAAGAGTATCTGGAGATCTCATGGAAGATTTATTTAGAGTAGCTTTCACAAGTTTAACAAGAGATATGACTTATCAATTAGAACGTAGTTTATCTCGTGGAAAAGAACCATCAGTTAAACAAGCAGTAAGATCTGATGTAATAACTGAAAATATAAAACATGCAATAGCTACTGGTAATTGGGTTGGAGGAAGAGCTGGTGTAAGCCAACTTCTTGATAGAACTAGTTATATGGGTACATTATCACACCTTAAACGTGTTGTATCACCATTATCTAGAAGTCAACCTCACTTTGAAGCAAGAGATTTACATCCAACACAATTTGGAAAAATATGTCCAAACGAAACTCCAGAAGGACCGAACTGTGGTTTAGTAAAAAATTTAGCTGTAATCACTAAAATATCTGAAGGATATCCATTAAAAGATATTGAAAAAGATATTACATCAATGAATTATTTAAAACCATTAGATCATAACTTAGAATAA
- the rpoB gene encoding DNA-directed RNA polymerase subunit B encodes MPTVKVYINGKLIGTTDEPDAFVAEVKSRRRSNELTHELNITYYAENNEIFIFTDAGRARRPLVIVENGVSRLTDKIIDQVINGEMKWFDLINGGIIEYIDAEEEENAYIAMFEEEITPAHTHLEIDPSTMLGICAGIIPYANHNSSPRNTMEAGMTKQALGLYVSNYNLRTDTRAHLLHQPQMPVVKTKSMVSTEYDKRPSGQNFVVAILSYQGCNMEDALVMNKSSLERGLGRSSFFRSYEASERRYPGGQEDHFEYPESMVRGYRSEEVYKNLDEDGLINPEVQVTSGDVLIGKTSPPRFLEDVDEFGTVAERRRETSVTVRHGEQGIVDKVLLTETIEGSKLAKVKVRDHRQPEYGDKFASRHGQKGVLGLIVPQENMPFNEDGMCPDLMINPHAIPSRMSIGQIIEMIAGKAGCMEGQRIDGTPFTGVPEDEIKQLLKENGFETHGREQLYNGITGERFKAEIFVGVAYYQKLHHMTSDKVYARSRGPVQVLTRQPTEGRAREGGLRFGEMERDCLIAHGAALSLKERLLDESDKYEALICGDCGRLAVRDKIRDRTYCAICGETETFPIEISYAFKLLLDELKSLCISPNLVLEDKA; translated from the coding sequence ATGCCAACAGTTAAAGTATATATAAATGGTAAATTAATTGGAACAACAGATGAACCTGATGCATTTGTAGCAGAAGTTAAATCTAGAAGAAGATCTAATGAATTAACTCATGAGTTAAATATAACATATTATGCTGAAAATAATGAAATATTTATATTTACAGATGCAGGAAGAGCAAGAAGACCATTAGTAATTGTTGAAAATGGAGTATCTCGACTTACTGATAAAATCATTGACCAAGTAATTAATGGGGAAATGAAATGGTTCGACCTTATTAATGGAGGAATTATAGAGTATATTGATGCTGAAGAAGAAGAAAATGCATATATTGCAATGTTTGAAGAAGAGATTACACCAGCACATACTCATTTAGAAATTGATCCTTCAACAATGCTTGGTATATGTGCAGGAATTATTCCATATGCAAACCATAATTCTTCACCTAGGAACACAATGGAAGCAGGTATGACAAAACAGGCATTAGGACTTTATGTATCTAACTATAATTTAAGAACAGATACAAGAGCACACTTATTACATCAACCACAAATGCCTGTAGTAAAAACAAAAAGTATGGTCTCAACAGAATATGATAAAAGACCGTCTGGTCAAAACTTTGTAGTAGCAATTTTATCATATCAAGGATGTAACATGGAAGATGCTCTTGTTATGAATAAATCTTCACTTGAAAGAGGATTAGGACGATCTTCATTCTTCAGATCCTATGAAGCATCTGAAAGAAGATATCCTGGAGGACAAGAAGATCATTTTGAATATCCTGAAAGTATGGTGAGAGGATATCGTTCTGAAGAAGTTTATAAAAACTTAGATGAAGATGGATTAATCAATCCTGAAGTACAAGTAACTAGTGGGGATGTATTAATTGGTAAAACATCACCTCCAAGATTCTTAGAAGATGTAGATGAATTTGGAACAGTTGCTGAAAGAAGACGAGAAACTAGTGTAACAGTAAGACATGGTGAACAAGGTATTGTAGATAAAGTTCTATTAACTGAAACTATTGAAGGAAGTAAACTAGCAAAAGTAAAAGTTAGAGATCATAGACAACCTGAATATGGTGATAAATTCGCATCAAGACACGGTCAAAAAGGAGTATTAGGACTGATAGTACCTCAAGAAAACATGCCATTCAATGAAGATGGAATGTGTCCTGATTTAATGATAAATCCTCATGCAATTCCATCTAGGATGTCTATTGGACAGATTATTGAAATGATTGCAGGTAAAGCTGGATGTATGGAAGGACAACGTATCGATGGAACACCTTTTACTGGAGTACCTGAAGATGAAATCAAACAACTCTTGAAAGAAAATGGATTTGAAACACATGGTCGTGAACAATTATATAATGGTATAACTGGGGAACGTTTCAAAGCAGAAATCTTTGTAGGTGTAGCATACTATCAAAAATTACATCACATGACATCTGATAAAGTATATGCAAGAAGTAGAGGTCCAGTTCAAGTGCTTACTCGTCAACCAACTGAGGGTAGAGCAAGAGAAGGTGGATTAAGATTTGGTGAAATGGAAAGGGATTGTTTAATAGCTCATGGAGCAGCATTATCCTTAAAAGAAAGATTACTTGATGAATCGGATAAATATGAAGCTCTTATCTGTGGAGATTGTGGAAGATTAGCAGTACGAGATAAAATACGTGATAGAACATATTGTGCAATTTGTGGGGAAACAGAAACATTCCCAATTGAAATATCATATGCATTTAAATTATTACTTGATGAATTAAAATCATTATGTATATCTCCAAATCTTGTATTAGAAGATAAAGCATAA
- a CDS encoding DNA-directed RNA polymerase subunit A' has product MKGILKKVSEIDFGLMSPETIRKMSVTKIVTPDTYDEDGYPIEAGLMDPRLGVIDPGLKCRTCGSKGGDCQGHFGHINFARPVIHVGFADTIHKILRSTCRKCGRVLLTDTEKLSYQDKLEERIENGEDISGILKQIHLVAKKEKCPHCEEEQEEIKIDKPISLVEGNYKLTASEVRERLETIPEEDYIFIGINPKVARPEWMVLTVLPVPPVTVRPSITLETGERSEDDLTHKLVDILRINQRLKENMEAGAPQLIVEDLWELLQYHVTTYFDNEASGVPPARHRSGRPLKTLAQRLKGKEGRFRSNLAGKRVNFSARTVISPDPTLSINEVGVPEMIAKEVTVPISVTEWNMDQMKEYIRNGPDVHPGANYIIRPDGRKIRVYDETKETVIENLEPGYIVERHIIDGDIVLFNRQPSLHRMSMMAHEVRVLPYKTFRLNLCVCPPYNADFDGDEMNMHVFQTPEARAEANDIMKVQEHILSPRYGGPIIGALHDHITGAYLLTHKDTVYSEDKTLQIIKRSKMELPEHKGRDWTGKEIFSLLLPDKLNLIYKAEICRNCEECKHENCEYDAYVVISNGELLQGVVDDKGYGSGSGKILDAIVKQFGPSEARYFLDHATKLAVFGGVMQRGFTTGTADEEIPKEAEDRITELLEKSDRRVEQLIQAYENNELEALPGRSLRETLEMKIMQVLGEARDNTGVIAERYFTTSNSAVIMALTGARGSMLNLTQIATCVGQQAVRGGRINRGYIDRTLPHFRKGDVGAKASGFVNSSYKKGLDPLEFFFHAMGGREGLVDTAIRTAQSGYMQRRLVNALHDLSVHEDGTVRDNRGAIIQFKYGEDGINPAKSDYGQVANLDKLIEEMRLEASQASK; this is encoded by the coding sequence TTGAAAGGAATACTAAAAAAAGTATCTGAAATAGATTTTGGTTTAATGTCACCAGAAACTATAAGAAAAATGTCTGTAACAAAAATAGTGACACCAGATACATATGATGAAGACGGTTATCCAATTGAAGCTGGATTAATGGATCCAAGACTTGGAGTAATTGACCCTGGTCTTAAATGTCGTACTTGTGGATCAAAAGGTGGGGATTGTCAAGGACACTTTGGACACATTAATTTTGCAAGACCAGTAATACATGTAGGATTTGCAGATACAATTCATAAAATCTTAAGATCTACTTGTAGAAAATGTGGACGTGTTCTTCTAACAGACACTGAAAAATTATCTTACCAAGATAAATTAGAAGAAAGAATAGAAAATGGGGAAGATATCTCAGGAATTCTTAAACAAATTCATCTTGTAGCTAAAAAAGAAAAATGTCCTCATTGTGAAGAAGAACAGGAAGAAATTAAAATAGATAAACCAATCTCTCTCGTGGAAGGTAATTATAAATTAACTGCAAGTGAAGTACGTGAAAGATTAGAAACTATTCCTGAAGAAGATTATATTTTCATAGGTATAAATCCAAAAGTAGCAAGACCTGAATGGATGGTATTAACAGTATTGCCTGTACCACCAGTAACAGTACGACCATCAATTACTCTTGAAACAGGAGAACGTTCAGAAGATGATTTAACACATAAACTTGTGGATATATTACGTATTAATCAAAGATTAAAAGAAAATATGGAAGCAGGTGCACCTCAACTCATTGTTGAAGATTTATGGGAATTATTACAATATCATGTAACTACTTACTTTGATAATGAAGCTTCTGGAGTACCACCAGCAAGACATAGATCTGGAAGACCTTTGAAAACATTAGCTCAACGTTTAAAAGGTAAAGAAGGAAGATTTAGAAGTAATCTTGCAGGTAAACGTGTAAACTTTTCAGCACGTACAGTAATATCACCAGACCCTACTTTAAGTATAAATGAAGTTGGTGTTCCTGAAATGATAGCTAAAGAAGTAACAGTACCTATATCTGTTACTGAATGGAATATGGATCAAATGAAGGAATATATTAGGAATGGACCTGATGTACATCCTGGTGCAAATTACATTATACGACCTGATGGTCGTAAAATTAGGGTTTATGATGAAACAAAAGAAACAGTTATAGAAAATCTTGAACCTGGATATATTGTAGAAAGACACATTATTGATGGTGATATAGTATTATTCAATCGTCAACCTTCACTTCACCGTATGTCAATGATGGCACACGAAGTAAGAGTTTTACCTTACAAAACATTCAGATTAAACTTATGTGTATGTCCACCATACAATGCGGATTTCGATGGGGATGAAATGAACATGCACGTATTCCAAACACCTGAAGCTCGTGCAGAAGCAAATGACATAATGAAAGTACAAGAACATATATTATCACCTCGTTATGGTGGACCAATTATTGGTGCATTACACGACCATATTACAGGAGCATACTTACTCACACACAAAGATACCGTATATTCTGAAGATAAAACATTGCAAATAATTAAAAGGTCTAAAATGGAATTACCGGAACATAAAGGAAGGGACTGGACAGGTAAAGAAATATTCAGTTTACTTTTACCAGACAAATTAAACTTAATATACAAAGCAGAAATTTGTAGAAATTGTGAAGAATGTAAACATGAAAACTGTGAATACGATGCTTATGTTGTAATAAGTAATGGGGAACTGTTACAAGGAGTAGTTGATGATAAAGGATATGGTTCTGGTAGTGGTAAAATACTAGATGCAATTGTAAAACAATTTGGTCCTAGTGAAGCACGTTACTTCTTAGATCATGCAACAAAACTTGCAGTATTTGGTGGTGTAATGCAAAGAGGTTTCACAACAGGTACTGCAGATGAAGAAATTCCAAAAGAAGCAGAAGATAGAATCACAGAATTACTTGAAAAATCTGATCGTAGAGTAGAACAATTAATTCAAGCATATGAAAATAATGAATTAGAAGCACTACCTGGACGTAGCTTACGTGAAACACTTGAAATGAAAATCATGCAAGTATTAGGAGAAGCAAGGGATAACACAGGGGTTATCGCAGAACGTTATTTCACAACAAGTAACAGTGCAGTAATTATGGCACTTACAGGTGCTCGTGGATCCATGCTTAACTTAACTCAGATTGCAACATGTGTAGGACAACAAGCTGTTCGTGGGGGTCGTATTAACAGAGGATATATCGACCGTACATTACCTCACTTCCGTAAAGGGGATGTAGGTGCAAAAGCAAGTGGTTTTGTAAATAGTAGTTATAAAAAAGGATTAGATCCATTAGAATTCTTCTTCCACGCTATGGGAGGACGTGAAGGATTAGTAGATACAGCTATTCGTACAGCACAAAGTGGTTATATGCAAAGACGTCTTGTAAATGCACTTCATGATTTAAGTGTACATGAAGATGGAACTGTACGTGATAATAGAGGAGCTATTATTCAATTTAAATATGGTGAAGATGGTATTAATCCTGCAAAAAGTGATTATGGACAAGTTGCAAACTTAGATAAACTCATTGAAGAAATGAGATTAGAAGCTAGTCAAGCAAGTAAATAG
- the rpoA2 gene encoding DNA-directed RNA polymerase subunit A'', with product MDIEQVQKVITENGADYFPIKLVEEIAQASERNNLTDDELVTLVLRVKEAYEREEVEPGESVGTIAAQSVGEPGTQMTMRTFHYAGVVELNVTLGLPRLIEVVDARKKIATPTMDIYFTDEYKNDEDFIRKMGNKIGKITLNDVIKNFNVDYMDNTITAEIDMDILDERRLELSEVTSVIEKTFKQVTINNNLLSFETTFSKDEEKIQQGIRELRLLADKIRDLQISGVKGIGKVVIRHEHNEWVIHTEGSNIGAILKIEGVDIVKTTTNDIFEIEKVLGIEAARNAIIHELYTTMEEQGLSVDIRHIMLVADMMTSEGIVKSIGRHGISGEKSSVLARAAFEETGKHLLNASIRGETDKLTGIIENVIVGQPIPHGTGSVGVAMKDKN from the coding sequence ATGGATATAGAACAAGTACAAAAAGTTATCACTGAAAATGGTGCTGATTATTTCCCTATTAAATTGGTTGAAGAAATAGCTCAAGCAAGTGAACGTAATAATTTAACTGATGATGAATTAGTAACATTAGTTCTTCGAGTTAAAGAAGCATATGAACGTGAAGAAGTTGAACCAGGAGAATCTGTAGGAACTATTGCAGCACAATCTGTAGGTGAACCAGGTACTCAGATGACAATGCGTACTTTTCACTATGCAGGGGTAGTAGAATTAAACGTAACTCTTGGGTTACCTCGTCTTATTGAAGTAGTAGATGCTCGTAAGAAAATAGCAACACCTACTATGGATATTTACTTTACAGATGAATATAAAAATGATGAAGACTTCATTCGAAAAATGGGTAATAAAATAGGTAAAATTACATTAAATGATGTAATTAAAAACTTCAATGTAGATTATATGGATAATACCATTACTGCTGAAATTGATATGGACATACTTGATGAACGTCGTCTTGAACTTTCAGAAGTTACAAGTGTAATTGAAAAAACTTTTAAACAGGTAACAATAAATAATAATTTACTGAGTTTTGAAACCACATTTTCTAAAGATGAAGAAAAAATTCAACAAGGTATTCGAGAATTAAGATTACTTGCTGATAAAATCAGAGATCTTCAAATTAGTGGTGTAAAAGGTATTGGTAAAGTAGTTATCCGTCATGAACATAATGAATGGGTAATTCATACAGAAGGTTCTAATATTGGAGCTATTCTTAAAATTGAAGGTGTTGACATAGTCAAAACTACTACAAACGATATCTTTGAGATTGAAAAAGTTCTTGGTATAGAAGCAGCACGTAATGCTATCATACATGAGTTATACACAACCATGGAAGAACAAGGGCTAAGTGTAGATATTAGACATATTATGTTAGTTGCTGATATGATGACTTCTGAAGGTATTGTAAAATCTATTGGAAGACATGGTATTAGTGGAGAAAAATCCAGTGTTCTTGCACGTGCAGCTTTCGAAGAAACTGGAAAACACTTATTAAATGCTAGTATACGTGGAGAAACTGATAAACTCACAGGTATAATTGAGAATGTTATTGTTGGTCAACCAATACCTCATGGAACGGGCTCTGTTGGTGTAGCAATGAAAGATAAAAATTAG
- a CDS encoding 50S ribosomal protein L30e, translating to MDIERGIRVAVDTGKVILGSNKSTQAIKLGNGELVVIAANAPKDVKADIEVYSKLSEIPVYTFEGSSVELGSICGKPFTVTVLVIQEPGDSNILEIKE from the coding sequence ATGGATATAGAAAGAGGGATACGTGTAGCCGTAGATACTGGTAAGGTTATATTAGGATCCAATAAATCAACTCAAGCAATAAAACTTGGAAATGGAGAATTAGTTGTAATTGCAGCAAATGCTCCAAAAGATGTAAAAGCAGATATTGAAGTTTATTCAAAATTATCTGAAATACCAGTGTACACATTTGAAGGTTCTAGTGTAGAACTTGGTTCTATCTGTGGTAAACCATTCACAGTAACAGTTTTAGTAATACAAGAACCTGGAGACTCTAATATATTAGAGATTAAGGAGTAA
- a CDS encoding NusA-like transcription termination signal-binding factor, whose product MSVKFTTNEIRYIGLFETITSAVVKDCIIDDEHNKVTFLVKKGDMGLAIGKRGSTIGKMQKSVDKSVEIIEHSDDPGEFIKNLLSSATIDSIEFSKDAKGNKIATLNVDSKNKRSIIGKNGQNIRRARQFAKRQFEISNIIIK is encoded by the coding sequence ATGTCCGTCAAGTTTACAACCAATGAAATCAGATATATAGGCTTGTTTGAAACCATAACAAGTGCTGTGGTTAAGGACTGTATCATAGATGACGAACATAATAAAGTTACTTTTTTGGTAAAAAAAGGAGACATGGGATTAGCAATAGGAAAACGTGGAAGTACTATTGGTAAGATGCAAAAATCTGTTGATAAGAGTGTTGAAATTATTGAACATTCTGACGATCCCGGCGAATTTATAAAAAATTTATTATCTTCTGCAACAATTGATTCAATAGAATTTTCTAAAGATGCAAAAGGTAATAAAATCGCTACCTTGAATGTTGACTCAAAGAATAAACGTTCTATCATTGGTAAAAATGGTCAGAATATTCGGCGAGCTAGACAATTTGCTAAAAGACAATTTGAAATTAGTAATATTATCATAAAATAA
- a CDS encoding 30S ribosomal protein S12, whose amino-acid sequence MPGLFAAKKLKDNRQNFRWKDTQYKRKTLGLNIKADPLEGSPQARGIVIEKVGIEAKQPNSAIRKCVRVQLIKNGKQITAFAPGDGAIGFIDEHDEVMIEGIGGPSGRSMGDIPGVRWKVTKVNNVALSEMVSGKIEKPVR is encoded by the coding sequence TTGCCAGGATTATTCGCAGCAAAAAAATTAAAAGATAACAGACAAAATTTCCGATGGAAAGACACACAATACAAACGTAAAACCCTCGGATTAAACATTAAAGCAGATCCATTAGAAGGATCACCTCAAGCTAGAGGAATTGTAATTGAAAAAGTAGGTATAGAAGCAAAACAGCCTAACTCTGCAATCAGAAAATGTGTAAGAGTTCAATTAATTAAAAACGGTAAACAAATTACAGCTTTTGCACCAGGTGATGGGGCTATTGGTTTTATCGATGAACACGATGAAGTAATGATTGAAGGAATTGGTGGACCATCAGGTAGGTCTATGGGTGATATTCCTGGAGTAAGATGGAAAGTTACAAAAGTAAACAATGTAGCTTTATCTGAAATGGTAAGTGGTAAAATCGAAAAACCTGTAAGGTAA